A genome region from Bacteroidia bacterium includes the following:
- a CDS encoding SDR family oxidoreductase — MKDKVVIVTGASSGIGRSCAIAFAKRKAKIVLAARQQDKLDELTKIIEAMGVEVLAVKTDVRSEQDCIHLIEKTVARFHTIDILINNAGISMRALFEDLELKVIREVMDTNFWGAIYCTKYALPYLLKSKGSVVGMSSISGKKALPGRTGYCASKFALEGFLETLRLENLKTGLHVLIACPGFTASNIRFTALAKDGSVQGESPRNEEKMMQPEEVAEHLIDAIIKRKRNIVLTTQGKLVLWINKFWPATLDKIIYNQMSKEPDSPLKQPS, encoded by the coding sequence AGTAATCGTAACAGGAGCATCGTCCGGCATAGGACGATCGTGTGCAATTGCTTTCGCAAAAAGGAAGGCAAAAATCGTGTTAGCAGCAAGGCAGCAAGATAAATTAGATGAATTAACGAAAATCATAGAAGCGATGGGCGTTGAAGTACTTGCTGTTAAAACGGATGTACGCAGCGAACAAGATTGCATTCATCTCATCGAAAAAACCGTTGCACGTTTTCATACCATTGATATTTTGATAAACAATGCGGGAATTTCAATGCGCGCTTTATTCGAAGACCTTGAGCTAAAGGTGATTCGCGAAGTGATGGATACTAATTTTTGGGGCGCTATTTATTGCACCAAATATGCCTTGCCTTATTTATTGAAAAGCAAAGGATCCGTAGTTGGAATGTCATCTATATCTGGCAAAAAAGCCTTACCGGGACGCACCGGATACTGCGCTTCCAAATTTGCATTGGAAGGCTTTTTGGAAACATTGCGATTGGAAAATCTGAAAACAGGCTTACATGTGTTGATTGCTTGTCCGGGATTTACGGCTTCCAATATCCGCTTTACCGCGCTGGCAAAAGATGGCAGCGTGCAAGGAGAAAGTCCGCGCAATGAAGAAAAAATGATGCAACCCGAAGAAGTAGCGGAACATTTAATTGATGCAATAATCAAACGCAAACGAAATATTGTTCTCACCACGCAAGGAAAATTAGTATTGTGGATTAATAAATTTTGGCCGGCAACTTTAGATAAAATCATTTACAATCAAATGTCAAAAGAGCCTGATTCACCGTTAAAACAGCCTTCTTGA